CTAAAGCTAATTCAAAGCACCAATAGCCAATGTAATAATCCGTGTACTCGAATTCGCATTCACAGTTGTGATTATCATGCCAGTCCGCCAAACCCTCTAACTTGATGTACCAACTTTGTGCAAATTGGTTGAGTAAATCAGGCTTTTGTTCATTGGGTACTGTAAAAGCGAGTGAAAGGTTTTGATAAATTTCAGGGTAGTAGAGTGTGGGCGAAACAGGCCTATCGATATCACCAAGTGCAATGGCTATATTATCAAGTAAGGTGTCTTTACCGCGTTCGCCAATAACGTCTAGCACTTCTTGAATATGAGCTGGAGCGACATCACTGGCTTGTAAAAGTGCCAGCCACCACAAAGTGTAGATATAACGATTGATATTAGGGGAGCCGACAGCATCGATTTGCCCGCCCAACTTTTCAAAAGCGTGACGGTATATTTGATGATTTGCAGGTAACTTATCACAGTAGTGTGTCAGTTGTTTGCGATACGGCAAAATCGCTTCGGTATAGCGCTTAATATCCCCAAGGTGAGCACCGTATGAGTAGTGCGCTACCGCTCGCATAATAGCGAGCTGATATATACGCTGGGCAACATTAACTCGCTCGCTAGGTGTGGTAAAATTACCTGCGTCGAGGGCTTCCTGTGTTTCTTTAATGCCAACTTCAATGTCGACTAAGAACTCTTCGAAATAATCGTTACTTCTCCGTGTATCGCGCACCTTTATCTCCTACTAATTCTCTTGCCAATGTACGAGGTCTTTGGGGTAGTATGGGTGGTCAATAAAGCTGCTATCATCAATATTGAATAATTTAACAACGAGCGCAATTTCCCAGCACCAATAGCCATCGTAAGCATCATTGTCCAGTAAATGAATATCAGGACTTTCCTCCAAAACGTACCAAGCCTCCATATAAGATTTCGCAAGTGCTGGACGTTGCTCTGGACTTCCTTCAACTACTTTGTAAAGCTTATCGAAACGTTTTTTGAACAGAGTATCCGCTGCTATTTCACGATCAGTGTCACCTAGCGCAATCGCAATTTTATCAAATAGTGCATCTTGTCCTTGATTTCCAATAAGCTCTAATAATTGTAAGTAGTAATCTTTTCCCATGTTTAAGCAGTAGGCGAAGCTAAATAACTTTAAATAGTTCCGTAAATCGCTTTGGTGCAACTCTTCTATAGGAATACGCTCAACTTGTTCTACGTCTGATAGAGCATCTGCAAAGTCCTTTTGCCATTTGCGATAAGTAAGCAGGTCCTGAATAAAAGCTCTAAACTCAATAAGGTCATCCCCTCGAGAGTATTTTACTTGGAGGTAACTTAAAACTTCGTTTATTAAGTTAAAGGTGCGTTTCATCCTCACCAAATTAGGACGATTACTAGAAGTGATTTTCTCAACATCTTCAGTTATTGCATCGCTATAAAACTCAACTGCTTCGTCAAAGTAAGCTTTATCTCTTAAAGTATCTCTTAACATATTAATATCTCTTAAAATTTAAATTGATTATCAATCGTTTTAGCATCTTTACCAAGTACTTCAACAGCTAAGTTTCCATCTATTTCATTTCTAATTAATAGCTTTAGTACCGAGCCATCATCATCAGCTAAAGCATCAAGTATTTTTTTTCTATCTCTTCTACTTATACCTGCTTTTTCTAGCCGTTCGGCTGTGATCCAGTCATCACCCATTTGTCTACCATCTTTAGTCATACCTAATGGAGAGGTGTTATATTTGGCTTCTGTAATCACATAGTCCGGTGGTGGATTTGGGTGCAGATATATTCCGTCAATACCGGATTGTCCTGGTTTATAATTACCGTCGGTTTTACCTAGCGGTGTAAAACCATTTTCCAGCATTAATTGGTGTGCATTGTACTCACCAGTAGCACCTTTTCTATGATTTAGTGATTTATGCTGCGTAAAGTCACTAGGCGTCTTACGTGATGGCGGATTAACTTTGTTAACTGGGGCACCTTTGAGATCGTTTCCTTCTGGAGCTGCAAGCTCCGGTGCTTTAGATTTCTTCGGCACATTGGTAACGCCAACCTGTGGTAACTCCCCTTGATACTCATCCAGTGCTTTATTAACTCGCTGTCCGATTTCTTGGGCGGCTTGTTGCATATGCTGGTCGATTTTGGGGGTGACGTCGTCTAGGCGTTTTACCGTGGCTTGCATGCCTTCGATGGCGGCGTCTGGAAGTAGTAGGTCGTAGTGCCAACTGGTAGACATGTCATCAAGTGAATCGCGCAGGCCTTTGACGATGTTTTTAACTTCCGTGGCGGATTGTTTTCCTAGGTCTTGCCAGTTGATGTCTCTTAGGTATTTAACTGGGTCGCCTTTGCCGAGCTTGCGCAGTACGGCAAGCGCAGCAGAGAGCGATTCTCCAGTATTTTTTAAGATAACCTTGCCCACGCCTTTGACTGCTGAGCCCACAACTGGCACCAAACCAATACCCGTAAGGGTAAAGGCAAGCCAAGCGTCGGTGTCGTTGGCTTCATCATCGTCAGTCAGTAACATGACATTGGCGGTGATATCTCGTAAATCCATGACTTGGTCAATAATCGGTATCATGGAAATCAAGGTACCTACCACGATTTGTGATGTGGAGGGGTTTTGATTAAAGTCGCCTTGTAGTGTGCCCCACAACCAATCACCAGCTTGGGTTGCTATGCCATTGGCTTCTATCAGTGGTGCGGTATTGCCGCTGCGTACCATTTCAGCCGCTTGCGCTGGGGTGATTTGTCCATACAGTGGGTTTTTAGGGCGATTATCTTCTGGCAGGTAATCGCGTTTATCCTTACCATATTGCACGGTGTATTGACCGGGCGGGACATTCTCAATTTTTGCTTTACTGCTGTCTTATATCTATTCAAAATCAATAGTTTACGCTGAGGAAAGGTTGTTTTCAAGGTTAAGACCATGCATGTCTTAATTTACTGAAAGCATTTATCGACTCCACGCGTAAATTTCACTATTTTAGTAATCACATTTAAATAGTCCATAATGTTATGAAGTCCTTGTTATTATATCTTTCAGATATCCATATAAAAATATCTACGAAGCTTTCGTCTGACCACGGATCAACATCTAAGTCTTGCCATCTATTATACTTCTTTTCACAAACTAACAAACCTTCGTAGTAAACTCTAAAAAAATAGCTATCCAAGCTAGGTTCGTGTTGAAGTTTTAGATTTTTATCTGATAGTTTATATAATGAATTATTGTTAAATAATATCGGGCCTTCTTCTGAGGCAAATACCCCCCAAAAATCTCCAGATAAGTTTACGTAACTAGCTTTTTTTTCGATATCTACGTTAAAAGCTTCATGCAAATACATTTCATCTAGAGGTCCTTTTTTGAGGTCGAATTTCAAAATTCTTCTAAATTCATCCCTATTTCTAATATAGATATTGTTCATTTTATTCATCCATAAGTGTTTTTATATAGCTATCGGGTTTACTCTCTAACCACTTCTTAAACCCTGATAGTAACTTATTTACATCTGGGTTCGGCTTTGAAGAGCTCCAAATTATTTCTTTGTATGTTTTACCTCTTTCTATTAGCAAGTCAACACTAGGTCCCAAGGGATCGCCATACCGTCCCATATTTACCTCATAAATGTATTCTCGCAAAGCTTTTGGTGTAATATTTTTATATTCAGCGCCTAGCTCCCTTCTAGCTAAGTGAGCTTTGGATGCTAGAGCCATCTTCCAGTTTAGTAATATGATCAATGATATTTTCATTATAACTTCTCATCATCATCTCATATTCAGTTTTATACTTTGCAAGCGCTTCAACTTTTGATTCATACTCGATTCTAAGTGGGTGAACCTTAATGTCGTTGGATATCTTAAATATAAGATCTTGTTCAAACTCTCGACGTATAGTTAGGTTAAAATGGCTTACTTTTTTAGTTGATGAGGACGAAAATGTAGTGTCTAGTTTTCTAATCCGGTCTAGTTGTACCTTTTCAGTTGTACCCGAGCGAGTGTAATTTAAGAGTTTTAACTTGGTGGCTTGAGTGAGCTTTTCCAATGCGCGGGTTGCTTTAACAAAGTAATTGGATTTAGCGATAGCAGAAACCACTGCACCACTACCAAAGGTGGCAAGGGCAAGCAGTATTTCAAACGACAAGCGACCTGCCATTCTGGTACGTTCAACACTGGAATGGGCATTAAAGTAACGTGCTGGAAAGTTTGCAAGTAAAGTACGCGCTTCTTCATCTTCTGCAATTATAACTAATGTTTCAAACGCTTCAACGATGCCATTAATGGACTCTGAGGCAGTTGACATAATTTGCTGTAACTCTGCCCGCATAGCTTCCACATCGCCAGTTGCGAGGTGGCCCAAAATACGGAAAGTTGCTGCGCCAACATCATAAATTGCCCCTGCTGTGCCTTCGACTAAATCTGCAACTCCCGTTACAATGCTTTCTCCTTGCTGATAAAGCCCGTATAAGAAAGCACCGCTATAGATAAGTCCTTGCATCCC
The sequence above is a segment of the Pseudoalteromonas piscicida genome. Coding sequences within it:
- a CDS encoding PoNe immunity protein domain-containing protein; this encodes MRDTRRSNDYFEEFLVDIEVGIKETQEALDAGNFTTPSERVNVAQRIYQLAIMRAVAHYSYGAHLGDIKRYTEAILPYRKQLTHYCDKLPANHQIYRHAFEKLGGQIDAVGSPNINRYIYTLWWLALLQASDVAPAHIQEVLDVIGERGKDTLLDNIAIALGDIDRPVSPTLYYPEIYQNLSLAFTVPNEQKPDLLNQFAQSWYIKLEGLADWHDNHNCECEFEYTDYYIGYWCFELALVANILEIPRESLEDSVYVPVDLIR
- a CDS encoding PoNe immunity protein domain-containing protein, translated to MLRDTLRDKAYFDEAVEFYSDAITEDVEKITSSNRPNLVRMKRTFNLINEVLSYLQVKYSRGDDLIEFRAFIQDLLTYRKWQKDFADALSDVEQVERIPIEELHQSDLRNYLKLFSFAYCLNMGKDYYLQLLELIGNQGQDALFDKIAIALGDTDREIAADTLFKKRFDKLYKVVEGSPEQRPALAKSYMEAWYVLEESPDIHLLDNDAYDGYWCWEIALVVKLFNIDDSSFIDHPYYPKDLVHWQEN